From Acanthopagrus latus isolate v.2019 chromosome 22, fAcaLat1.1, whole genome shotgun sequence, the proteins below share one genomic window:
- the LOC119012100 gene encoding solute carrier family 22 member 2-like codes for MTTFDDILEEAGKFGRCQKRIFALLCMVSMPWAGVYVGIVFQGFTPDHWCRDPEVVERRRECGWSLADSRRLTVPLVNSSGVPQQSTCEQYEVDWNRTGLSCDSQELDLSRTPTAGCKNGWEYDYEGRQSFVTEFDLVCSDAWLVDMYQATLNVGFLVGSIAIGYLADRFGRKMSFLMSNLLNGIAGILVAVAPNYVSLLVFRTLYGFGVKGGWVAGYVLITELVGVEYRRTVGILYQMLFSVGILILPLLAYYITDWRWLQVVITVPYIIFLSYYWFIPESPRWLLSQNQKSKAVKITEDMAKENKMTLSKNIETLTDDNADSHTVSFMDLIRTPKMRKHTFILSYNWFTSAVVYQGLIMRLGILEGNVYIDFLISGLVEFPAAFLILFTIERIGRRLPFATANIIAGTACFITAFIPDSMLWFKTLVACIGRLGITMAFEMVVFVNTELYPTFVRNFGVSVCSTLCDVGGIVAPFLLYRLAVIWLELPLIIFGSLAFVAGGLVLLLPETRGVPLPDTIDDIEFPDRCKEKAAMKNQQLTNLLPQSDVSTNKETAVV; via the exons ATGACCACCTTCGACGACATCCTGGAGGAAGCCGGGAAGTTCGGCCGCTGCCAGAAGCGGATCTTCGCCCTGCTCTGCATGGTGTCCATGCCCTGGGCCGGCGTGTACGTGGGCATCGTCTTCCAGGGTTTCACCCCCGATCACTGGTGCCGAGACCCggaggtggtggagaggaggcGGGAGTGCGGCTGGAGCCTGGCGGACAGCCGCCGGCTGACGGTGCCGCTGGTGAACAGCTCCGGAGTCCCGCAGCAGAGCACCTGCGAGCAGTACGAGGTGGACTGGAACCGCACCGGGCTCAGCTGCGACTCACAGGAGCTGGACCTGAGCCGAACCCCCACAGCCGGCTGCAAGAACGGCTGGGAGTACGACTACGAGGGGAGGCAGTCCTTTGTTACTGAG TTTGACCTGGTGTGTTCGGATGCCTGGTTGGTGGATATGTACCAGGCCACTCTCAACGTGGGCTTCCTGGTTGGGAGCATCGCCATCGGCTACCTGGCTGACAG GTTTGGCAGGAAAATGAGCTTCCTGATGTCCAACCTATTGAACGGGATCGCAGGAATCCTGGTGGCCGTGGCTCCAAACTACGTGTCTCTTCTGGTTTTCAGGACGCTGTACGGGTTCGGAGTGAAAGGAGGCTGGGTGGCAGGATATGTGCTGA TCACAGAGCTGGTGGGTGTGGAGTACAGACGCACTGTCGGAATCCTTTACCAGATGTTATTCAGCGTCGgcatcctcatcctccctctgctcGCCTACTACATCACTGACTGGCGGTGGCTGCAGGTCGTCATCACCGTCCCCTACATCATCTTCCTGTCCTACTACTG GTTTATCCCAGAGTCTCCAAGATGGCTTCTGTCTCAGAACCAGAAGTCCAAAGCTGTGAAGATCACTGAGGACATGGCCAAAGAGAACAAGATGACTCTGTCCAAGAACATCGAG ACTCTGACGGATGATAACGCTGACTCCCACACTGTCTCCTTCATGGACCTCATCAGAACTCCAaagatgagaaaacacacattcattctcAGCTACAACtg GTTCACCAGCGCTGTGGTCTACCAGGGTCTGATCATGAGGCTGGGTATTCTGGAAGGAAACGTCTACATCGACTTCCTCATCTCCGGCCTGGTGGAGTTCCCCGCCgccttcctcatcctcttcaccATCGAACGCATCGGCAGACGGCTTCCGTTCGCCACCGCCAACATCATAGCCGGAACCGCCTGCTTCATCACTGCGTTCATTCCTGACA GTATGTTGTGGTTCAAGACATTGGTGGCCTGCATCGGTCGGCTCGGTATCACCATGGCCTTTGAGATGGTGGTGTTTGTTAACACGGAGCTCTACCCAACATTCGTCAG GAACTTTGGAGTGTCAGTTTGTTCCACTCTGTGTGACGTTGGAGGCATCGTCGCTCCCTTCCTGCTCTACAGGCTGGCTGTTATCTGGCTGGAGCTGCCCCTCATCATCTTTG GATCTCTTGCCTTCGTGGCTGGTGGTTtggtgctgctgcttcctgaGACGAGGGGTGTGCCGCTGCCCGACACCATCGACGACATCGAGTTCCCAGACAG atgcaAGGAGAAAGCTGCGATGAAGAACCAGCAGCTGACCAACCTGCTGCCCCAGAGCGACGTATCGACgaacaaagaaacagcagtgGTTTAA